The stretch of DNA AGCAGAGTGAAGACATATTCTCGTGGGGAAACGAGTCTTTCTCTGTTTTGTGCCGGATCGTGGCCACTTTGTGCGCACTGTACGCAGGGGAGGAGATATTGTTAGATGTTGACTGTGGACCCAAGGAGGTACCAATGGGACTTTAGAAACCATCACGCATCCGCGTGACCTGAGTAAACTCAGCGAGAGCCAAATGGAAACCTTGGCTCAGGAAATCAGGGACTTCCTTATCACCAACGTCTCCCAAACAGGCGGCCACCTTGGACCCAACCTTGGTGTGGTTGAGCTGACGCTGGCCATCCACAGGGTCTTTAGATCACCCCGTGACAGTATTATNTTTGACACGGGCCACCAGTCCTATGTGCACAAACTTGTGACAGGCCGGCAAGACTTTTCCACCTTGCGCCAACAAGGNGGACTTTCCGGGTACCCGGATCGCGGCGAATCTGAGCACGACATTGTGGAGAGCTCACACGCATCCTCATCACTTTCCTGGGCTGACGGAATCGCCCGGGCGCATCAGCTCAAGGGTGAAAATGACCGTTTCGTGGTGGCCGTCATTGGCGACGGCGCACTTACCGGCGGCATGACCTGGGAAGCCATCAATAACATCGCTGCCGACAAGGACCGGCGTGTGGTGATTGTTGTTAATGACAACGGCCGCTCCTACGCGCCCACTGTTGGGGGCGTGGCCGACTACCTCGCGTCCTTGCGTCCGGCCATCGACCATGTGCGCACGCANCAAAAGTATGAAGCTTCCATGTCGTGNGGGAANAAACGTTTGCAAGACGGCAATGTTGCCGGCCAATTTGTGTACAAGAGCCTGCACGCGGCCAANAAGGGTGTGAAGGACTGGTGGGCTCCNCAAGGCCTNTTTGATGATCTGGGCATGAAGTACGTGGGCCCGGTTGACGGTCACGACGANAAAGCCATGGAGGCTGCCCTGACGGCGGCGAAGAACTATGGTGGGCCCGTCATCGTCCACGCATTCACCCANAAAGGCCGGGGTTATGCACCCGCCCGTGCTGACGTCAATGACCAATTCCATGCGGTGGGCGTGATCAACCCGGAAACGGGTGCCTCAGTTGAGGAGCCAAGCGGGAAATCCTGGACAGGTGTCTTCGGTGAGGAAATCGCCAAGATCGCCGAGGAACGCAAGGATATTGTGGCCATCACAGGAGCCATGCTTCTGCCCGTTGGCCTCGCGAAGTTCGCTCAAAAGTTCCCCGACCGTGTCATTGATGTTGGTATTGCTGAACAGCATGCCGTGACCATGGCTGCCGGGATGGCCTTCGGTGGGCTTCACCCTGTCATCGCTATCTATGCCACGTTCCTCAACCGCGCCTTTGACCAACTTCTCATGGATGTGGCCCTGCACAAGGCAGGGGTCACGATTGTTTTAGACCGGGCCGGAGTGACAGGTCCAGACGGCGCCAGCCACCACGGCATGTGGGATCTGTCCATGCTCCAAATTGTTCCAGGACTGCACCTTGCAGCGCCACGGGATGCTGTGCGCCTGCGCGAAGAGTTACGCGAAGCAGTGGCCATTTCCGATGCCCCCAGCGTAGTGCGTTANCCCAAGGGCACGGTGGGAGCTGAAATTGTGGCGATCGAACGTTTGTATGACGGCGTTGATGTCCTCTCTCGTGCACACCATGACATGCCCGGCGTTGGGGTGGATCCACAAACTGATGTGCTCATTGTCAGCGTCGGAGCTATGAGTGAGTTGTCACTTGAAGTGGCTCAACGCATTGGCGATCAAGGCATCACCTCAACAGTGGTGGACCCGCGCTGGGTACTTCCTGTGCCGCGCTCCGTGGTGCAACTAGCCTCACAGCACCGCATTGTCATTGTGGTAGAAGATGGGGTCCGTGCTGGCGGTGTGGGTTCACGCATTCGCCAGGAACTCCGGGCGGCAGGCATTGACACGGCCTTGAATGAGGTTGGTCTGCCCGTTGAATTCCTCGCCCACGGCTCCCGAGGCCAGGTACTTGAACGGGTTGGTTTGACGGCTCAACGCGTAGCCCAAGATGTTGTTGAGCAGGTTCTTGGCACTAAGGTGCCTTTTGCCCGACCGCTGCCAGGTCAGCCCGCCCCGCGCACAGGGCAGATGCCGATCCTGTGAGCGGTGGGGAAAAATTGGTTGCCCCGCAGATCGAACCCTCACACGCCCCGGCCCGGTGATCTTGTGGTTTCCCGCAATCGCAAGTACGACGGCGGTGCTCACTGGGTTGTTCCCGGACGTCACTTAGGATCCGATGAGCACGGTCACTGGGTCTTTCAGGGTACCCACGAGTTCATTTCCAGGCCCGGTGCCGGCCTCTACACAGAATCGGATGCAATTNNTTTGATTCCGCACACCGGGGACTGGGTGGCCACGTTCTTCGATGACTCCCACCCATCCGGTGTGGAGCTGTACATTGATCTAGCCATTGAGCTGGCATGGCAACGGATCACACCCACCGTGGTTGAGTTCCACATGATTGACATGGA from Arthrobacter polaris encodes:
- the dxs gene encoding 1-deoxy-D-xylulose-5-phosphate synthase; translation: MWTQGGTNGTLETITHPRDLSKLSESQMETLAQEIRDFLITNVSQTGGHLGPNLGVVELTLAIHRVFRSPRDSIXFDTGHQSYVHKLVTGRQDFSTLRQQGGLSGYPDRGESEHDIVESSHASSSLSWADGIARAHQLKGENDRFVVAVIGDGALTGGMTWEAINNIAADKDRRVVIVVNDNGRSYAPTVGGVADYLASLRPAIDHVRTXQKYEASMSXGXKRLQDGNVAGQFVYKSLHAAXKGVKDWWAPQGLFDDLGMKYVGPVDGHDXKAMEAALTAAKNYGGPVIVHAFTXKGRGYAPARADVNDQFHAVGVINPETGASVEEPSGKSWTGVFGEEIAKIAEERKDIVAITGAMLLPVGLAKFAQKFPDRVIDVGIAEQHAVTMAAGMAFGGLHPVIAIYATFLNRAFDQLLMDVALHKAGVTIVLDRAGVTGPDGASHHGMWDLSMLQIVPGLHLAAPRDAVRLREELREAVAISDAPSVVRXPKGTVGAEIVAIERLYDGVDVLSRAHHDMPGVGVDPQTDVLIVSVGAMSELSLEVAQRIGDQGITSTVVDPRWVLPVPRSVVQLASQHRIVIVVEDGVRAGGVGSRIRQELRAAGIDTALNEVGLPVEFLAHGSRGQVLERVGLTAQRVAQDVVEQVLGTKVPFARPLPGQPAPRTGQMPIL
- a CDS encoding DUF402 domain-containing protein translates to MVSRNRKYDGGAHWVVPGRHLGSDEHGHWVFQGTHEFISRPGAGLYTESDAIXLIPHTGDWVATFFDDSHPSGVELYIDLAIELAWQRITPTVVEFHMIDMDLDVIRTKSRGLFVDDEDEFAQHRIELAYPDELCTRMEAACAALTEAVASGDAPFDGRDAAWFTLGRTLS